From Coturnix japonica isolate 7356 chromosome 3, Coturnix japonica 2.1, whole genome shotgun sequence, the proteins below share one genomic window:
- the ASXL2 gene encoding putative Polycomb group protein ASXL2 isoform X4: MREKGRRKKGRTWAEAARTVLEKYPNTPMSHKEILQVIQKEGLKEISGTSPLACLNAMLHTNSRGEEGIFYKVPGRMGVYTLKKDVPDGLKELSDGSEESSDAQSDSQSSENSSSSSSSDGCTNKDGKKSRWKRKVSSRLSQTSSPQTSCQSPSIQTGKVISSSQKHSKKALKQALKQQQQKQQQQQCRAGMPVSSNQHALLKAVKAASTSTPTKPAWAGKQSDGHSNSSQNSTFSSSASVKLDNSLPGLGKKPFQRSDRLHARQLKRTKCAEIDVETPDSILVNTNLRALINKHTFSVLPTECQQRLLLLLPEVDRQVGADGLMKLSGSALNNEFFTSAAQGWKERLSEGEFTPEMQLRIRQEIEKEKKVELWKEHFFESYYGQSSGLSPEESERLTANTSADDREAEKPAAEQPKCMPVKEEMTSPSEFKAQVVHEAPAVKKGEEKRGEEGREEMQPKAAKPAEASASPAGCAAKPSDPQIQERIQAEPIQEKPQPAVSQKLEEERKHTASKEVKEAARAPVLAPSKPKSPEAGEAVAKVTSPVVAPPTPEKKPPVNEEMEVSVEGHKRKSESSEGASTTPEKKPRIAEKCQQQQPAFRSQTQSFPPAGPPVPRVPPLKIPVSRISPMPFPAGQVSPRVRFPASLISPARTGARTLADIKAKAQQVRAQRAAAAAAAAAASSGGAVPGPGPGGGPAGGGGTGNAATSGAGETGTRGNALELAGTGSGGSSRRFLPRCPGTHSPMETQEQPAAPSLSRAQLQQTSTLQSRSAAGNTGTSCSSPVASAIEQVSRIKQSPPNMAINQDSGSSCAGGCDKQEKAPSAPAGPGQACGASTVRDGTTCVTVSSADSNANITRGAPAALGGTSSDVPKGTSPSPLMPSLTPTSSEAQAGGAVVSAPSALCSNALSAAPSLKTHPSPSGALPKANSSIPANNPLVTQLLQGKSVPLEQILPKPVTKAEMKTVPLASNEEKGAAAPGVAGSGAGAEGGERQSGLSPQQLGKIFCQSRPLPHIPRTFVLPGGKEPSADQHTEALSKTTQEQILQTLIKKVQRQNLLPVLQPSQVNLAHSGFQIENSSTSQRFVLGFMGRRTSKPAMSGHYLLNISTYGRGSESLRRGFSLNPETRLCLSSPAGGPKAEFGECEEMPGHGSSSEEGDVDDESTGDEREHVSVKEEPQASQVPAPCEKEQVSRGANSSDYSILAKKGVKAEAAVSQQAAGSRENIQALDGTALARDFIQATQEQMVHTVKGKTHSSPELFSSSAPSSDSVQPQLPQLSHPHPLKLGGDAAAAQLIGPSYSGTINVSTSPDVNQGSLMSGLSECNQLSSSMGNVMSFSVTVTTIPTSQAMNSGNHSQTIPVQAFAEDSSMEDSPSKCYCRLKAMIMCKGCGAFCHDDCIGPSKLCVSCLVVR, translated from the exons tgTCATCAAGACTGTCACAGACATCCTCCCCTCAGACAAGCTGCCAGTCACCTTCCATCCAGACAGGCAAAGTCATCTCTTCGTCccagaagcacagcaagaaGGCACTCAAACAG GCcttgaaacagcagcagcagaagcagcagcagcagcaatgcagagcaggCATGCCGGTGTCCTCTAATCAGCACGCCCTGCTGAAGGCTGTCAAGGCAGCCAGCACCTCCACACCTACAAAACCTG CTTGGGCAGGAAAGCAATCCGATGGACACTCAAACAGCTCTCAGAACTCCACCTTCAGTTCCTCTGCCTCTGTTAAGCTTGACAACTCCTTGCCAGGGCTGGGCAAGAAACCGTTCCAGAGATCTGACAGGCTCCATGCAA GGCAGCTGAAGAGAACAAAGTGTGCTGAAATTGACGTGGAAACTCCCGACTCCATCCTGGTGAACACCAACCTGCGGGCGCTGATCAATAAGCACACGTTCTCCGTTCTGCCCACAGAGTGCCAGCAGcgcctgctgctgctgctgccagaggtGGACAGGCAG GTTGGGGCAGATGGTTTGATGAAGCTGAGTGGTTCGGCGTTGAACAATGAGTTCTTCActtcagctgcccagggctggaaGGAAAGGCTGTCAGAAG GTGAGTTCACACCAGAAATGCAGCTAAGAATACGTCAAgagatagaaaaggaaaagaaggttgAGCTGTGGAAGGAACACTTCTTTGAGAGCTACTATGGCCAAAG TTCTGGATTAAGTCCCGAAGAGTCTGAGAGACTGACAGCCAACACCAGCGCTGATGATAGAGAGGCTGAAAAGCCAGCGGCAGAACAGCCAAAATGCATGCCAGTCAAAGAAGAGATGACTTCTCCATCGGAGTTTAAAGCACAAGTGGTCCATGAAGCACCTGCGGtgaaaaaaggagaggagaaaagaggagaggaggggagagaagagaTGCAGCCCAAAGCAGCCAAACCTGCCGAGGCCTCAGCTTCCCCAGCTGGGTGTGCAGCAAAGCCCAGTGACCCCCAAATCCAAGAGAGAATCCAAGCAGAACCCATCCAAGAGAAACCACAGCCTGCTGTGAGCcaaaagctggaagaagagaggaagcaCACTGCATCAAAGGAAGTGAAGGAGGCTGCACGTGCCCCGGTCTTGGCCCCAAGCAAACCAAAGAGCCCTGAAGCAGGTGAAGCAGTGGCAAAGGTGACAAGTCCAGTGGTCGCCCCACCAACGCCAGAAAAGAAACCCCctgtaaatgaagaaatggaGGTCAGTGTCGAAGGCCATAAGAGGAAGTCAGAGAGCAGTGAAGGAGCTTCGACTACACCTGAGAAGAAGCCTCGCATTGCGGAgaagtgccagcagcagcagccagcatttCGCAGCCAAACGCAGTCCTTTCCTCCTGCCGGGCCCCCCGTGCCACGCGTGCCCCCACTCAAG ATTCCTGTTTCCCGAATCTCCCCCATGCCATTTCCTGCGGGCCAGGTCTCTCCCAGGGTACGTTTCCCAGCCTCACTCATCAGTCCAGCCAGAACAGGCGCCAGAACCTTGGCGGACATCAAGGCCAAAGCCCAGCAGGTCAGGGCTCAGAGGGCAGCGGCCGCCGCAGCCGCCGCAGCCGCTTCTTCGGGGGGAGCAGTTCCAGGGCCGGGCCCCGGTGGGGGCCCAGCGGGCGGTGGAGGGACAGGCAACGCAGCGACGAGCGGAGCTGGTGAAACTGGAACACGAGGAAACGCACTGGAACTGGCAGGAACTGGAAGCGGGGGAAGTTCGAGAAGGTTTCTTCCACGCTGCCCAGGGACCCATTCCCCAATGGAGAcccaggagcagccagcagcccccagTCTTTCTAGAGCACAACTACAGCAAACTTCCACGTTGCAATCCAGAAGTGCAGCTGGCAATACAGGTAccagctgctcctccccagTGGCATCAGCGATAGAGCAAGTCAGCAGAATCAAACAGAGCCCCCCAAACATGGCTATAAATCAGGATTCGGGCTCCTCatgtgctggtggctgtgacaaacaagagaaagcaccttctgctccagcaggtCCCGGCCAGGCCTGCGGGGCATCAACTGTCAGGGATGGAACAACTTGTGTCACTGTGTCCTCAGCAGATAGCAACGCCAACATCACCAGGGGAGCACCCGCGGCCTTAGGAGGGACCAGTTCAGATGTCCCCAAAGGCACGTCTCCTTCCCCTCTGATGCCTTCACTGACCCCCACTAGCTCGGAAGCCCAGGCTGGAGGTGCGGTGGTGTCAGCTCCATCTGCCCTATGCTCCAACGCCTTGTCAGCAGCACCTAGCCTTAAAACCCATCCGAGTCCAAGCGGGGCCCTCCCAAAAGCAAACTCCAGTATTCCTGCCAACAACCCTTTGGTCACCCAACTTCTTCAAGGCAAGAGTGTCCCCTTGGAGCAAATCCTGCCAAAACCTGTCaccaaagcagaaatgaaaactgtccCATTAGCTTCTAATGAAGAGAAAGGGGCAGCAGCACCTGGTGTAGCAGGGAgtggtgctggagctgagggTGGTGAAAGGCAGTCAGGGTTATCCCCACAGCAGCTCGGGAAGATCTTTTGCCAGAGCAGGCCTCTGCCTCACATTCCAAGGACATTTGTGCTCCCTGGAGGAAAGGAGCCCAGTGCTGACCAGCACACAGAGGCGCTCAGTAAAACAACGCAGGAGCAGATCCTTCAGACACTCATCAAGAAAGTCCAGAGGCAGAATTTGCTCCCCGTCCTTCAGCCTTCCCAAGTGAACCTCGCACACTCAGGTTTCCAGATAGAAAACAGCTCCACCAGCCAGAGATTTGTGCTGGGTTTCATGGGCAGAAGGACATCCAAACCCGCTATGTCTGGCCATTATCTGCTCAACATTTCCACCTATGGCCGCGGTTCGGAGAGTTTGAGGAGAGGCTTTTCCTTGAACCCTGAAACTCGCTTGTGTCTGAGCAGCCCAGCCGGTGGTCCAAAAGCAGAATTTGGGGAATGTGAGGAGATGCCTggccatggcagcagcagcgaGGAAGGAGATGTGGACGATGAGAGCACCGGTGATGAACGTGAGCACGTCAGTGTAAAAGAGGAGCCCCAGGCTTCCCAGGTGCCTGCTCCGTGTGAAAAAGAACAGGTATCACGCGGTGCAAATTCCTCAGATTACAGCATCCTTGCTAAGAAGGGCGTGAAGGCGGAAGCAGCCGTGTCTCAGCAGGCAGCCGGCAGCAGGGAGAACATTCAGGCGCTGGATGGAACAGCGTTGGCACGAGATTTTATTCAGGCCACTCAAGAGCAAATGGTGCACACAGTGAAgggaaaaacacacagcagccctgagctcttcagctcttctgcacCGTCCTCAGACTCTGTACAGCCGCAGCTTCCCCAGCTTTCTCACCCCCACCCTCTGAAGCTGGGAGGAGATGCTGCGGCAGCGCAGCTCATTGGGCCCAGCTACAGCGGCACAATAAACGTCTCCACCTCCCCGGACGTGAACCAGGGCTCCCTCATGAGCGGGCTCTCTGAGTGCAATCAGTTGTCCAGTAGCATGGGGAACGTCATGTCCTTCTCTGTGACTGTAACCACCATTCCCACCAGCCAAGCCATGAACTCTGGCAACCACAGCCAGACCATCCCGGTTCAGGCCTTTGCTGAAGACAGCAGCATGGAGGACTCCCCTTCCAAGTGTTACTGCAGGTTGAAAGCCATGATCATGTGCAAGGGCTGTGGTGCCTTCTGCCATGATGACTGCATTGGCCCCTCTAAGCTCTGTGTCTCCTGCCTGGTTGTGCGGTAA
- the ASXL2 gene encoding putative Polycomb group protein ASXL2 isoform X1 has translation MREKGRRKKGRTWAEAARTVLEKYPNTPMSHKEILQVIQKEGLKEIRSGTSPLACLNAMLHTNSRGEEGIFYKVPGRMGVYTLKKDVPDGLKELSDGSEESSDAQSDSQSSENSSSSSSSDGCTNKDGKKSRWKRKVSSRLSQTSSPQTSCQSPSIQTGKVISSSQKHSKKALKQALKQQQQKQQQQQCRAGMPVSSNQHALLKAVKAASTSTPTKPAWAGKQSDGHSNSSQNSTFSSSASVKLDNSLPGLGKKPFQRSDRLHARQLKRTKCAEIDVETPDSILVNTNLRALINKHTFSVLPTECQQRLLLLLPEVDRQVGADGLMKLSGSALNNEFFTSAAQGWKERLSEGEFTPEMQLRIRQEIEKEKKVELWKEHFFESYYGQSSGLSPEESERLTANTSADDREAEKPAAEQPKCMPVKEEMTSPSEFKAQVVHEAPAVKKGEEKRGEEGREEMQPKAAKPAEASASPAGCAAKPSDPQIQERIQAEPIQEKPQPAVSQKLEEERKHTASKEVKEAARAPVLAPSKPKSPEAGEAVAKVTSPVVAPPTPEKKPPVNEEMEVSVEGHKRKSESSEGASTTPEKKPRIAEKCQQQQPAFRSQTQSFPPAGPPVPRVPPLKIPVSRISPMPFPAGQVSPRVRFPASLISPARTGARTLADIKAKAQQVRAQRAAAAAAAAAASSGGAVPGPGPGGGPAGGGGTGNAATSGAGETGTRGNALELAGTGSGGSSRRFLPRCPGTHSPMETQEQPAAPSLSRAQLQQTSTLQSRSAAGNTGTSCSSPVASAIEQVSRIKQSPPNMAINQDSGSSCAGGCDKQEKAPSAPAGPGQACGASTVRDGTTCVTVSSADSNANITRGAPAALGGTSSDVPKGTSPSPLMPSLTPTSSEAQAGGAVVSAPSALCSNALSAAPSLKTHPSPSGALPKANSSIPANNPLVTQLLQGKSVPLEQILPKPVTKAEMKTVPLASNEEKGAAAPGVAGSGAGAEGGERQSGLSPQQLGKIFCQSRPLPHIPRTFVLPGGKEPSADQHTEALSKTTQEQILQTLIKKVQRQNLLPVLQPSQVNLAHSGFQIENSSTSQRFVLGFMGRRTSKPAMSGHYLLNISTYGRGSESLRRGFSLNPETRLCLSSPAGGPKAEFGECEEMPGHGSSSEEGDVDDESTGDEREHVSVKEEPQASQVPAPCEKEQVSRGANSSDYSILAKKGVKAEAAVSQQAAGSRENIQALDGTALARDFIQATQEQMVHTVKGKTHSSPELFSSSAPSSDSVQPQLPQLSHPHPLKLGGDAAAAQLIGPSYSGTINVSTSPDVNQGSLMSGLSECNQLSSSMGNVMSFSVTVTTIPTSQAMNSGNHSQTIPVQAFAEDSSMEDSPSKCYCRLKAMIMCKGCGAFCHDDCIGPSKLCVSCLVVR, from the exons tgTCATCAAGACTGTCACAGACATCCTCCCCTCAGACAAGCTGCCAGTCACCTTCCATCCAGACAGGCAAAGTCATCTCTTCGTCccagaagcacagcaagaaGGCACTCAAACAG GCcttgaaacagcagcagcagaagcagcagcagcagcaatgcagagcaggCATGCCGGTGTCCTCTAATCAGCACGCCCTGCTGAAGGCTGTCAAGGCAGCCAGCACCTCCACACCTACAAAACCTG CTTGGGCAGGAAAGCAATCCGATGGACACTCAAACAGCTCTCAGAACTCCACCTTCAGTTCCTCTGCCTCTGTTAAGCTTGACAACTCCTTGCCAGGGCTGGGCAAGAAACCGTTCCAGAGATCTGACAGGCTCCATGCAA GGCAGCTGAAGAGAACAAAGTGTGCTGAAATTGACGTGGAAACTCCCGACTCCATCCTGGTGAACACCAACCTGCGGGCGCTGATCAATAAGCACACGTTCTCCGTTCTGCCCACAGAGTGCCAGCAGcgcctgctgctgctgctgccagaggtGGACAGGCAG GTTGGGGCAGATGGTTTGATGAAGCTGAGTGGTTCGGCGTTGAACAATGAGTTCTTCActtcagctgcccagggctggaaGGAAAGGCTGTCAGAAG GTGAGTTCACACCAGAAATGCAGCTAAGAATACGTCAAgagatagaaaaggaaaagaaggttgAGCTGTGGAAGGAACACTTCTTTGAGAGCTACTATGGCCAAAG TTCTGGATTAAGTCCCGAAGAGTCTGAGAGACTGACAGCCAACACCAGCGCTGATGATAGAGAGGCTGAAAAGCCAGCGGCAGAACAGCCAAAATGCATGCCAGTCAAAGAAGAGATGACTTCTCCATCGGAGTTTAAAGCACAAGTGGTCCATGAAGCACCTGCGGtgaaaaaaggagaggagaaaagaggagaggaggggagagaagagaTGCAGCCCAAAGCAGCCAAACCTGCCGAGGCCTCAGCTTCCCCAGCTGGGTGTGCAGCAAAGCCCAGTGACCCCCAAATCCAAGAGAGAATCCAAGCAGAACCCATCCAAGAGAAACCACAGCCTGCTGTGAGCcaaaagctggaagaagagaggaagcaCACTGCATCAAAGGAAGTGAAGGAGGCTGCACGTGCCCCGGTCTTGGCCCCAAGCAAACCAAAGAGCCCTGAAGCAGGTGAAGCAGTGGCAAAGGTGACAAGTCCAGTGGTCGCCCCACCAACGCCAGAAAAGAAACCCCctgtaaatgaagaaatggaGGTCAGTGTCGAAGGCCATAAGAGGAAGTCAGAGAGCAGTGAAGGAGCTTCGACTACACCTGAGAAGAAGCCTCGCATTGCGGAgaagtgccagcagcagcagccagcatttCGCAGCCAAACGCAGTCCTTTCCTCCTGCCGGGCCCCCCGTGCCACGCGTGCCCCCACTCAAG ATTCCTGTTTCCCGAATCTCCCCCATGCCATTTCCTGCGGGCCAGGTCTCTCCCAGGGTACGTTTCCCAGCCTCACTCATCAGTCCAGCCAGAACAGGCGCCAGAACCTTGGCGGACATCAAGGCCAAAGCCCAGCAGGTCAGGGCTCAGAGGGCAGCGGCCGCCGCAGCCGCCGCAGCCGCTTCTTCGGGGGGAGCAGTTCCAGGGCCGGGCCCCGGTGGGGGCCCAGCGGGCGGTGGAGGGACAGGCAACGCAGCGACGAGCGGAGCTGGTGAAACTGGAACACGAGGAAACGCACTGGAACTGGCAGGAACTGGAAGCGGGGGAAGTTCGAGAAGGTTTCTTCCACGCTGCCCAGGGACCCATTCCCCAATGGAGAcccaggagcagccagcagcccccagTCTTTCTAGAGCACAACTACAGCAAACTTCCACGTTGCAATCCAGAAGTGCAGCTGGCAATACAGGTAccagctgctcctccccagTGGCATCAGCGATAGAGCAAGTCAGCAGAATCAAACAGAGCCCCCCAAACATGGCTATAAATCAGGATTCGGGCTCCTCatgtgctggtggctgtgacaaacaagagaaagcaccttctgctccagcaggtCCCGGCCAGGCCTGCGGGGCATCAACTGTCAGGGATGGAACAACTTGTGTCACTGTGTCCTCAGCAGATAGCAACGCCAACATCACCAGGGGAGCACCCGCGGCCTTAGGAGGGACCAGTTCAGATGTCCCCAAAGGCACGTCTCCTTCCCCTCTGATGCCTTCACTGACCCCCACTAGCTCGGAAGCCCAGGCTGGAGGTGCGGTGGTGTCAGCTCCATCTGCCCTATGCTCCAACGCCTTGTCAGCAGCACCTAGCCTTAAAACCCATCCGAGTCCAAGCGGGGCCCTCCCAAAAGCAAACTCCAGTATTCCTGCCAACAACCCTTTGGTCACCCAACTTCTTCAAGGCAAGAGTGTCCCCTTGGAGCAAATCCTGCCAAAACCTGTCaccaaagcagaaatgaaaactgtccCATTAGCTTCTAATGAAGAGAAAGGGGCAGCAGCACCTGGTGTAGCAGGGAgtggtgctggagctgagggTGGTGAAAGGCAGTCAGGGTTATCCCCACAGCAGCTCGGGAAGATCTTTTGCCAGAGCAGGCCTCTGCCTCACATTCCAAGGACATTTGTGCTCCCTGGAGGAAAGGAGCCCAGTGCTGACCAGCACACAGAGGCGCTCAGTAAAACAACGCAGGAGCAGATCCTTCAGACACTCATCAAGAAAGTCCAGAGGCAGAATTTGCTCCCCGTCCTTCAGCCTTCCCAAGTGAACCTCGCACACTCAGGTTTCCAGATAGAAAACAGCTCCACCAGCCAGAGATTTGTGCTGGGTTTCATGGGCAGAAGGACATCCAAACCCGCTATGTCTGGCCATTATCTGCTCAACATTTCCACCTATGGCCGCGGTTCGGAGAGTTTGAGGAGAGGCTTTTCCTTGAACCCTGAAACTCGCTTGTGTCTGAGCAGCCCAGCCGGTGGTCCAAAAGCAGAATTTGGGGAATGTGAGGAGATGCCTggccatggcagcagcagcgaGGAAGGAGATGTGGACGATGAGAGCACCGGTGATGAACGTGAGCACGTCAGTGTAAAAGAGGAGCCCCAGGCTTCCCAGGTGCCTGCTCCGTGTGAAAAAGAACAGGTATCACGCGGTGCAAATTCCTCAGATTACAGCATCCTTGCTAAGAAGGGCGTGAAGGCGGAAGCAGCCGTGTCTCAGCAGGCAGCCGGCAGCAGGGAGAACATTCAGGCGCTGGATGGAACAGCGTTGGCACGAGATTTTATTCAGGCCACTCAAGAGCAAATGGTGCACACAGTGAAgggaaaaacacacagcagccctgagctcttcagctcttctgcacCGTCCTCAGACTCTGTACAGCCGCAGCTTCCCCAGCTTTCTCACCCCCACCCTCTGAAGCTGGGAGGAGATGCTGCGGCAGCGCAGCTCATTGGGCCCAGCTACAGCGGCACAATAAACGTCTCCACCTCCCCGGACGTGAACCAGGGCTCCCTCATGAGCGGGCTCTCTGAGTGCAATCAGTTGTCCAGTAGCATGGGGAACGTCATGTCCTTCTCTGTGACTGTAACCACCATTCCCACCAGCCAAGCCATGAACTCTGGCAACCACAGCCAGACCATCCCGGTTCAGGCCTTTGCTGAAGACAGCAGCATGGAGGACTCCCCTTCCAAGTGTTACTGCAGGTTGAAAGCCATGATCATGTGCAAGGGCTGTGGTGCCTTCTGCCATGATGACTGCATTGGCCCCTCTAAGCTCTGTGTCTCCTGCCTGGTTGTGCGGTAA